Proteins from a single region of Halorubrum sp. 2020YC2:
- a CDS encoding 4-phosphopantoate--beta-alanine ligase: protein MTETEIPEDHPRYASLVTRHRIEAGVERGITSKQGLIAQGRGEAFDYLLGERTLPSADAAARAAAATLLSADRPVISVNGNVAALAPSETVDLADAVDADLEVNLFNHTDERVRRIAAHLREHGADEVKGLAGDGEIPGLDHARGVVDADGIEAADVVVVPLEDGDRAAALDAMGKTEIVIDLNPGSRSPRTADVPIIDNLLRAVPNVTEHARNLAEATPAELDRIAGEFDADAALDAAEAAIREGSFADGDGE, encoded by the coding sequence ATGACGGAGACGGAGATCCCCGAGGACCACCCGCGCTACGCGTCGCTGGTGACGCGCCACCGGATCGAGGCGGGCGTCGAGCGGGGGATCACCTCGAAGCAGGGGCTGATCGCGCAGGGGCGCGGCGAGGCGTTCGACTACCTCCTCGGCGAGCGCACGCTCCCGAGCGCCGACGCGGCCGCGCGCGCCGCGGCCGCGACGCTCCTCTCGGCCGACCGCCCGGTGATCTCGGTGAACGGCAACGTCGCGGCGCTCGCGCCGAGCGAGACGGTCGACCTCGCTGACGCGGTCGACGCGGACCTCGAAGTGAACCTGTTCAACCACACCGACGAGCGGGTCCGTCGGATCGCGGCCCACCTCCGCGAGCACGGCGCAGACGAGGTGAAGGGACTCGCCGGCGACGGCGAGATACCCGGGCTGGACCACGCGCGCGGGGTCGTCGACGCTGACGGGATCGAGGCGGCCGACGTCGTCGTGGTCCCGCTGGAGGACGGCGACCGCGCGGCCGCGCTCGACGCGATGGGGAAGACGGAGATCGTGATCGACCTCAACCCCGGGAGCCGCTCGCCGCGGACCGCCGACGTGCCGATAATCGACAACCTGCTGCGCGCGGTGCCGAACGTGACCGAACACGCGCGGAACCTCGCGGAGGCGACGCCCGCGGAACTGGACCGGATCGCCGGCGAGTTCGACGCGGACGCCGCGCTCGACGCGGCCGAGGCGGCGATCCGAGAGGGGTCGTTCGCGGACGGAGACGGGGAGTAG
- a CDS encoding Lrp/AsnC family transcriptional regulator, producing MELDETDRAILRILQEDARTPFSEVARRIDMSSATVHDRVSRLEEAGVIRGYHADVDPKAVGHGVGAFVGLRVEQGREEDALERLRGIDGVREIHLTTGEWDVILRVVAADTDRLRELMFERIAETEGFSRSQTMVILGTDYEQPGPPL from the coding sequence ATGGAACTCGACGAGACGGACCGGGCGATCCTGCGAATCCTTCAGGAGGACGCGCGGACACCGTTCTCGGAGGTCGCTCGTCGGATCGACATGTCCAGCGCGACCGTCCACGACAGGGTCAGCCGCCTCGAAGAGGCCGGCGTCATCCGCGGGTACCACGCCGACGTCGACCCGAAGGCGGTCGGCCACGGCGTCGGCGCGTTCGTCGGCCTGCGCGTCGAGCAGGGCCGCGAGGAGGACGCGCTCGAACGCCTCCGCGGCATCGACGGCGTCCGCGAGATCCACCTCACCACCGGGGAGTGGGACGTCATCCTCCGGGTCGTCGCGGCCGACACCGACCGGCTCCGAGAGCTGATGTTCGAGCGGATCGCGGAGACGGAGGGGTTCTCGCGCTCGCAGACGATGGTCATCTTGGGCACCGACTACGAGCAGCCCGGCCCGCCGCTGTAG
- a CDS encoding DUF63 family protein: MSTGVADGFDPSPERAWAAVVGGVTALLALGSVVFPRVVYDRFLWRYFWGPVVADGEGAQCAVREVGGTTELLGSGAACQSAASAGEVVATPGYTTFSTVSYVVILLAMLIGVVFLLRRLDIATELRFFYALFPFMLFGGAMRTVEDAGVAATAAGVEPLIGFPASALLISPFIYFTVFLFTLACVVTAYALERRGVVDDYARPLFASGAAGLALAVGYLSYLAVATDYVEFYPQVLVPTLVIATLATAGTWALATRRIPTLRQGTGAAGIVIIWGHAIDGVANVIGLNWMPALTDTANLVPKHVVNALIVDWTGRLLPDSILAVTGDAWPFLLVKLAAATFVVWVFNGEMYEESPRYTLLLLITVLAVGLGPGTRDMLRATFGV; encoded by the coding sequence ATGAGCACAGGTGTCGCGGACGGGTTCGACCCGTCGCCGGAGCGCGCATGGGCGGCGGTCGTGGGAGGCGTCACGGCGCTGCTGGCGCTCGGGTCCGTCGTCTTCCCGCGCGTCGTCTACGACCGCTTCCTCTGGCGCTACTTCTGGGGACCGGTGGTCGCGGACGGCGAGGGCGCGCAGTGTGCGGTCCGCGAGGTCGGCGGCACCACGGAGCTGCTCGGGAGCGGCGCGGCGTGTCAGTCGGCCGCCAGCGCCGGCGAGGTCGTCGCGACCCCGGGGTACACGACCTTCTCGACGGTGAGCTACGTGGTGATCCTGCTGGCGATGCTGATCGGCGTCGTCTTCCTGCTCCGCCGGCTCGACATCGCGACGGAGCTCCGGTTCTTCTACGCGCTGTTCCCGTTCATGCTGTTCGGCGGGGCGATGCGGACGGTCGAGGACGCGGGCGTGGCGGCGACCGCCGCGGGCGTCGAACCGCTGATCGGCTTCCCGGCGAGCGCGCTGCTGATCAGCCCGTTCATCTACTTCACGGTGTTTTTGTTCACCCTCGCGTGCGTCGTCACGGCGTACGCGCTCGAACGCCGCGGCGTCGTCGACGACTACGCGCGCCCGCTGTTCGCCTCGGGCGCCGCCGGGCTGGCGCTCGCGGTCGGCTACCTCTCGTATCTCGCCGTCGCGACCGACTACGTCGAGTTCTACCCGCAGGTGCTCGTCCCGACGCTCGTCATCGCGACGCTCGCGACCGCGGGCACGTGGGCGCTGGCGACCCGGCGGATTCCGACGCTCCGGCAGGGGACCGGCGCCGCGGGGATCGTGATCATCTGGGGCCACGCGATAGACGGGGTCGCGAACGTGATCGGACTCAACTGGATGCCCGCGCTGACCGACACCGCGAACCTCGTCCCGAAACACGTCGTCAACGCGCTGATCGTCGACTGGACCGGGCGGCTCCTGCCGGACTCGATCCTCGCCGTCACCGGCGACGCCTGGCCGTTCCTCCTCGTGAAGCTCGCGGCCGCGACGTTCGTCGTTTGGGTGTTCAACGGCGAGATGTACGAGGAGTCGCCGCGGTACACGCTGCTGCTCCTCATCACCGTCCTCGCGGTCGGACTCGGGCCGGGCACGCGGGACATGCTCCGCGCGACGTTCGGGGTCTGA
- the coaBC gene encoding bifunctional phosphopantothenoylcysteine decarboxylase/phosphopantothenate--cysteine ligase CoaBC, translating to MLDGVNVALGVSGSIAAVKVVELAHELRRHGASVRAVMSPAATNIVHPWAVDFATDEPVVTEITGSVEHVELCGREGWADALLLAPATANTAGKVAAAVDDTPVTTCATTALGADVPVVMAPAMHEPMYDHPGVLDALDRLESWGVRFADPRIEEGKAKIAAEDDIVTEVARATTPQTLAGSHVVVTAGATKERIDPIRILTNRASGKTGRAVARALYARGARVTLVQDGPEVPYADVAAVETADEMMAACRRTAATADALVSAAAISDFTADAVDEKIRSGSPLSVELEPTPKLIDSVREAYPDLPIVGFKAETSGDDAAMVAEAERIRDRVGLSFVVANDASVMGDDETRVLIVGEDGTEPEEVAGSKGAVAGRIADRLAAALDASA from the coding sequence ATGCTGGATGGGGTCAACGTCGCGCTCGGCGTCTCCGGGAGCATCGCGGCGGTGAAGGTCGTCGAACTCGCCCACGAACTGCGCCGCCACGGCGCGAGCGTCCGCGCCGTCATGTCCCCCGCGGCGACGAACATCGTCCACCCGTGGGCGGTCGACTTCGCCACCGACGAGCCCGTCGTCACCGAGATAACCGGGAGCGTCGAGCACGTCGAGCTGTGCGGCCGCGAGGGGTGGGCGGACGCGCTCCTCTTGGCGCCCGCGACCGCGAACACCGCGGGGAAAGTCGCGGCCGCGGTCGACGACACGCCCGTGACCACCTGCGCGACGACCGCGCTCGGCGCGGACGTGCCCGTCGTGATGGCGCCCGCGATGCACGAGCCGATGTACGACCACCCGGGCGTCCTCGACGCGCTCGACCGCTTGGAGTCGTGGGGCGTCCGCTTCGCTGACCCGCGGATCGAGGAGGGGAAGGCCAAGATAGCGGCCGAGGACGACATCGTCACGGAGGTCGCGCGGGCGACGACTCCGCAGACGCTCGCCGGGTCGCACGTCGTCGTCACCGCGGGCGCGACGAAAGAGCGGATCGACCCGATCAGAATCTTAACGAACCGCGCGTCGGGGAAGACGGGCCGGGCGGTCGCGCGGGCGCTCTACGCCCGCGGCGCCCGGGTGACGCTCGTCCAGGACGGTCCCGAGGTGCCGTACGCCGACGTGGCGGCGGTCGAGACGGCCGACGAGATGATGGCGGCCTGCCGGCGGACCGCGGCGACCGCGGACGCGCTGGTCTCCGCGGCTGCCATCTCCGATTTCACCGCCGACGCCGTCGACGAGAAGATCCGGTCCGGCTCGCCGCTGTCGGTCGAACTGGAGCCGACGCCGAAGCTCATCGACTCGGTCCGCGAGGCGTACCCAGACCTCCCCATCGTCGGGTTCAAGGCAGAGACGTCGGGCGACGACGCGGCGATGGTCGCGGAGGCCGAGCGCATCCGCGACCGCGTGGGGCTGTCGTTCGTCGTCGCGAACGACGCGAGCGTGATGGGCGACGACGAGACGCGGGTCCTCATCGTGGGCGAGGACGGGACGGAGCCGGAGGAGGTCGCCGGCTCGAAGGGCGCGGTCGCCGGCCGGATCGCCGACCGACTCGCGGCGGCGCTCGACGCGTCGGCGTGA
- a CDS encoding monovalent cation/H+ antiporter subunit E, producing the protein MADADPPPGDGTAARADSVDSAESTDPADSESASTDDAAVGAVIVPVEPTSTLRSTIAHVAEAAAAEGAPAIHLVEIASWRDGDPESDERAAAADRVLERAAAWATADLDDSEAPGAADVEVVTAVIGADDYLFGADDYVRVLAEYAEANAADRVVLDPEYTPVGNTTLLQPLEFALSNTSLSVETAPVDRPTRRERFRTEATTGRFVALFGLSLAFYLLLGDPTYWFDLVTGVATAAVVSITLSRVSLDSTPAIPRTPMRILRGLVYVPVLLYEIVKANLVVARVILDPRLPIEPTMNRMRVIVGSGLPLMTLANSITLTPGTLTVRARDSDLYVHSLVPWAREGLFDGSLERWTRFVYYGRRSARLPTPRERDDVAILQGDDATEELPIAAADGGAVGASDATAEAAETDEADASDATAAADASDESDGTDGDADEVTDR; encoded by the coding sequence GTGGCTGACGCCGACCCGCCGCCCGGCGACGGGACCGCCGCCCGTGCCGACTCGGTCGACTCCGCCGAGTCGACCGACCCGGCCGACTCCGAATCCGCGTCGACGGACGACGCGGCGGTCGGGGCGGTCATCGTTCCCGTCGAGCCGACCTCCACGCTCCGGTCGACGATCGCGCACGTCGCAGAAGCCGCCGCGGCCGAGGGGGCTCCGGCGATCCACCTCGTCGAGATCGCCTCGTGGCGGGACGGCGACCCGGAAAGCGACGAGCGGGCCGCCGCGGCCGACCGCGTGCTCGAACGCGCTGCGGCGTGGGCGACCGCCGACCTCGACGACTCCGAGGCGCCCGGCGCCGCGGACGTCGAGGTCGTTACTGCGGTGATCGGCGCCGACGACTACCTGTTCGGCGCCGACGACTACGTCCGGGTGCTGGCCGAGTACGCGGAGGCCAACGCCGCCGACCGCGTCGTGCTCGACCCCGAGTACACCCCGGTCGGCAACACGACGCTGCTCCAGCCGCTGGAGTTCGCGCTCTCGAACACGTCGCTGTCGGTCGAGACCGCGCCGGTCGACCGACCGACGCGCCGCGAGCGGTTCCGGACCGAGGCGACAACCGGCCGGTTCGTGGCCCTTTTCGGCCTCTCGCTCGCTTTCTACCTCCTGTTGGGCGACCCGACCTACTGGTTTGACCTCGTGACGGGGGTCGCGACCGCCGCGGTCGTGTCGATCACCCTCTCGCGGGTGAGCCTCGACTCGACGCCGGCGATCCCGCGCACCCCGATGCGAATTCTCCGCGGGCTGGTGTACGTCCCGGTGCTCCTCTACGAAATCGTGAAGGCGAACCTCGTGGTCGCCCGCGTCATCCTCGATCCGCGGCTCCCGATAGAGCCGACGATGAACCGGATGCGCGTGATCGTCGGGAGCGGGCTCCCGCTGATGACGCTGGCGAACTCGATCACGCTGACGCCCGGAACGTTGACCGTCCGCGCCCGCGACAGCGACCTGTACGTTCACTCGCTCGTCCCGTGGGCCCGCGAGGGGCTGTTCGACGGCTCCTTGGAGCGGTGGACCCGGTTCGTCTACTACGGGCGCCGCTCGGCGCGCCTGCCGACTCCCCGCGAGCGCGACGACGTCGCGATCCTTCAGGGCGACGACGCGACAGAGGAACTACCGATCGCCGCCGCCGACGGCGGCGCGGTCGGCGCGAGCGACGCGACCGCCGAGGCCGCCGAGACCGATGAGGCCGACGCGAGCGATGCGACCGCCGCGGCTGACGCGAGCGACGAGTCCGACGGCACCGACGGCGATGCCGACGAGGTGACCGACCGATGA
- a CDS encoding cation:proton antiporter: MSLVDAPLAAGYTLGDFLLVAAAGFAVLAVGMLYRAVVGPTMQDRVLAVNVLGTNTVVILAILGAALGEPTFLDIALVYALLNFLMAIAISKFTVERGGVL; encoded by the coding sequence ATGAGCCTCGTGGACGCCCCGCTCGCGGCCGGCTACACCCTCGGTGACTTCCTGCTCGTCGCGGCCGCCGGCTTCGCCGTCCTCGCGGTCGGCATGCTCTACCGCGCGGTGGTCGGGCCGACGATGCAAGACCGGGTGCTGGCGGTGAACGTCCTCGGGACGAACACCGTCGTCATCCTCGCCATCCTCGGGGCGGCGCTCGGGGAGCCGACGTTCCTCGACATCGCCCTGGTGTACGCGCTGCTCAACTTCCTGATGGCCATCGCCATCTCGAAGTTCACCGTCGAGCGGGGTGGTGTGCTGTGA
- the mnhG gene encoding monovalent cation/H(+) antiporter subunit G: protein MTAAALETARVWLVVALTLLGLFFSFVSMTGVLRLPDLYSRAHTASQADTLGAGFGLAAVALTVGLAGAGFKSVLLLFFIFVTNPTAAHAIARAAFEEGIVPWTDGDERR from the coding sequence GTGACCGCCGCCGCGCTGGAGACGGCCCGCGTCTGGCTCGTCGTCGCGCTCACGCTACTCGGGCTGTTCTTCTCGTTCGTCTCGATGACGGGCGTGCTCCGCCTGCCCGACCTGTACTCGCGGGCGCACACCGCCTCTCAGGCCGACACGCTGGGCGCCGGGTTCGGGCTGGCGGCCGTCGCGCTCACCGTCGGGCTGGCCGGGGCCGGGTTCAAGTCGGTCCTGCTGCTGTTTTTCATCTTCGTGACGAACCCGACCGCGGCCCACGCCATCGCCCGGGCCGCCTTCGAGGAGGGAATCGTGCCGTGGACCGACGGGGATGAGCGCCGATGA
- a CDS encoding DUF4040 domain-containing protein: protein MTGALAAAAPPGAPVVAQVTAVEASLFVFVVLTALFTALARDVLAAVIIFGAYSLGMAALYTFYRAPDVAMTEAAISAGVTTVLLLLTLAKTTRADHEAAFESVNLPAAGAAGLLFGGLLLTMGDIPAVGSEDAPIWSNPDVSQWYIAETYAETGVENAVMAVLAAFRGFDTFGEAVVVFAAGIAALIVLHREVFA from the coding sequence ATGACGGGCGCGCTCGCGGCCGCCGCTCCCCCCGGGGCGCCGGTCGTCGCGCAGGTGACGGCCGTCGAGGCGAGCCTGTTCGTCTTCGTGGTGTTGACCGCGCTGTTCACCGCGCTGGCGCGCGACGTGCTCGCGGCGGTGATCATCTTCGGCGCCTACAGCCTCGGGATGGCCGCGCTGTACACGTTCTACCGCGCGCCCGACGTCGCGATGACCGAGGCGGCCATCTCCGCCGGCGTGACGACCGTACTGTTGCTGCTCACGCTGGCGAAGACGACCCGGGCCGACCACGAGGCGGCCTTCGAGTCGGTGAACCTGCCCGCGGCGGGCGCGGCGGGGCTGCTGTTCGGCGGGCTGCTGCTCACGATGGGCGACATCCCGGCGGTCGGGTCCGAGGACGCGCCGATCTGGTCGAACCCGGACGTGAGCCAGTGGTACATCGCGGAGACGTACGCGGAGACGGGCGTCGAGAACGCGGTGATGGCCGTGCTGGCGGCGTTCCGCGGGTTCGACACCTTCGGAGAAGCGGTCGTCGTCTTCGCGGCCGGGATCGCCGCCCTCATCGTCCTCCACCGGGAGGTGTTCGCATGA
- a CDS encoding MnhB domain-containing protein translates to MSGSDADLDPGADPDSDADPEPAAPGSGGGFGRDRPPRSDGRLDSDSRQGTPYTESQVIMPTVKIVAPFAFTYGLFVTFHGGGSPGGGFQGGAIVAAVVFMIAFAFGIEATREWLANTVIVALAVGGTLVFAGIGLVPVALGGAFLQYELLPIPDPVKYGMEGVEILGIGTIVAGVLMGLFFVLANGFSDAGGFAAAGAFDDEVGGDADATDDGDEPDSADAEATGDRSDSDAPGPAATDGGER, encoded by the coding sequence ATGAGCGGCTCCGACGCCGACCTCGACCCCGGCGCCGACCCCGACTCCGACGCCGATCCCGAACCCGCCGCCCCCGGTTCCGGCGGGGGGTTCGGTCGCGACCGGCCGCCGCGAAGCGACGGTCGCCTCGACTCGGACAGCCGGCAGGGCACCCCGTACACGGAGAGTCAGGTGATCATGCCGACGGTGAAGATCGTCGCCCCGTTCGCGTTCACCTACGGGCTGTTCGTCACCTTCCACGGCGGCGGCTCGCCCGGCGGCGGGTTCCAGGGCGGCGCGATCGTGGCCGCGGTCGTGTTCATGATCGCGTTCGCGTTCGGCATCGAGGCCACCCGCGAGTGGCTCGCGAACACCGTTATCGTCGCGCTCGCCGTCGGCGGCACGCTCGTGTTCGCCGGCATCGGACTCGTCCCGGTCGCGCTCGGCGGCGCGTTCCTCCAGTACGAACTGCTTCCGATCCCGGACCCCGTCAAGTACGGGATGGAGGGCGTCGAGATCCTCGGGATCGGCACCATCGTCGCCGGCGTGCTCATGGGGCTGTTCTTCGTCCTCGCGAACGGCTTCAGCGACGCGGGCGGGTTCGCCGCCGCGGGCGCCTTCGACGACGAGGTCGGCGGCGACGCCGACGCGACCGACGACGGCGACGAACCCGACTCGGCCGACGCCGAGGCGACGGGCGACCGGTCGGACTCGGACGCCCCGGGACCGGCCGCGACCGACGGGGGTGAGCGGTGA
- a CDS encoding cation:proton antiporter subunit C, whose amino-acid sequence MFALASTGGAVEILATRHAYVAFALLLCIGLYMMIANPNLVKKIIGLNLFQTAIFLLFIASAYVDGGSIPIVPTGGPEGGLYVSPLPHVLVLTAIVVGVSLTAVALALCIRIYDEYGTLRTDTLRQLLRDEGSIPSPRSAEAPRASGEPSPSSAAPAPGETGDDPADGGGADD is encoded by the coding sequence ATGTTCGCGCTCGCGTCGACCGGCGGCGCCGTCGAAATCCTCGCGACCAGACACGCCTACGTCGCGTTCGCGCTGCTGCTCTGTATCGGGCTCTACATGATGATAGCGAACCCCAACCTCGTGAAGAAGATCATCGGACTCAACCTGTTCCAGACGGCGATATTCCTGCTGTTCATCGCCTCCGCGTACGTCGACGGCGGATCGATTCCGATCGTTCCGACCGGCGGCCCGGAGGGGGGACTCTACGTGAGTCCGCTGCCGCACGTGCTCGTGCTCACCGCCATCGTCGTCGGCGTGAGCCTCACCGCGGTCGCGCTCGCGCTGTGCATCCGGATCTACGACGAGTACGGTACGCTCCGGACCGACACGCTCCGCCAACTGCTCCGCGACGAGGGGTCGATCCCGTCGCCACGCTCGGCGGAGGCGCCGCGCGCGTCGGGGGAGCCGTCTCCCTCGTCCGCGGCGCCAGCGCCCGGCGAGACGGGCGACGACCCCGCGGACGGAGGTGGGGCCGATGACTGA
- a CDS encoding proton-conducting transporter membrane subunit, giving the protein MTDVLLPLAVVVPIVAATLPLALGLRYDRVGWPVAAVGTTATAGIAAAIAVVTVIDGPFRHALGGFLPPIGIELVADRLSVAVLLLVAAVSVATLAFARVAGPRGNPFYSAYLLLVGGLVGMVLTGDLFNLFVFLEITGLTTYALIASDRSGASAYASLKYLVVGTVGASLYLLGVGYAFLATGTLNMVAVQEQIVSQAGYGDPLVRASYAFIVTGLALKIAIFPVHSWQPDAYQRAPDSVTTIVAALVSTASAYALIRVTYTVFTVDFLAANEGIATALLVVSTVSIVAGSALAAMQSNLKRMFAYSSVAQFGMIGAAVALANETALLGGIVHLVGHGIMKFGLFLGIGLLALGYGSRQIGDLASVARAAPYTSGALAVLGLGLVGIPPSIGFLGKWYIGVGAVDAGLAGGGAVGIAVAAAIFVSTLFTLSYVARLLERFYFAGAGLPGDHGDDAAGGGDASADAATDGGRAGDDAATDGGRAGDDAATDGRGPPATTAEGLPAPVKGAPRSSLVPDRVPTAPLLALGLAALATVALGFGGFALAEWFDPFLTEAFA; this is encoded by the coding sequence ATGACTGACGTCCTCCTGCCGCTCGCGGTCGTCGTCCCCATCGTCGCGGCGACGCTGCCGCTGGCGCTCGGCCTCCGGTACGACCGCGTCGGCTGGCCGGTCGCGGCGGTCGGGACGACTGCCACGGCCGGAATCGCGGCCGCGATCGCGGTCGTGACGGTGATAGACGGGCCGTTCAGGCACGCGCTCGGCGGGTTCCTCCCACCGATCGGGATCGAACTCGTGGCCGACCGGCTGTCGGTGGCGGTGCTGCTGCTCGTGGCCGCGGTCTCGGTCGCGACGCTCGCGTTCGCGCGGGTCGCCGGTCCGCGGGGGAACCCGTTCTACAGCGCGTACCTCCTGCTGGTCGGCGGCCTCGTCGGGATGGTGCTCACCGGCGACCTGTTCAACCTGTTCGTGTTCTTAGAGATCACGGGGCTGACGACGTACGCGCTCATCGCTTCGGACCGCTCGGGGGCGAGCGCGTACGCCTCGCTCAAGTACCTCGTCGTCGGGACCGTCGGCGCCTCGCTGTACCTGCTCGGCGTCGGCTACGCCTTCCTCGCGACGGGGACGCTGAACATGGTCGCCGTCCAAGAGCAGATCGTCTCGCAGGCGGGCTACGGCGACCCGCTCGTCCGCGCGAGCTACGCGTTCATCGTGACCGGGCTGGCGCTGAAGATCGCCATCTTCCCGGTCCACTCGTGGCAGCCGGACGCCTACCAGCGCGCGCCGGACTCGGTCACGACCATCGTCGCGGCCCTGGTATCGACCGCGAGCGCGTACGCGCTGATCCGCGTGACTTACACCGTGTTCACGGTTGACTTCCTCGCCGCGAACGAGGGGATCGCGACCGCGCTGCTCGTCGTCTCGACCGTCTCGATCGTCGCCGGCTCCGCGCTCGCCGCGATGCAGTCGAACCTCAAGCGGATGTTCGCGTACTCGTCGGTCGCGCAGTTCGGGATGATCGGCGCGGCTGTCGCGCTCGCGAACGAGACGGCGCTGCTCGGCGGGATCGTCCACTTGGTCGGCCACGGGATCATGAAGTTCGGTCTGTTCCTCGGCATCGGGCTGCTCGCGCTCGGCTACGGCAGCCGTCAGATCGGGGACCTCGCGAGCGTCGCCCGCGCGGCCCCGTACACGTCCGGCGCGCTCGCGGTCCTCGGACTCGGCCTCGTCGGGATTCCGCCCTCGATCGGCTTCCTCGGCAAGTGGTACATCGGGGTCGGCGCGGTCGACGCCGGACTCGCCGGCGGGGGCGCGGTCGGCATCGCGGTCGCGGCGGCGATATTCGTCAGCACGCTGTTCACGCTGTCGTACGTCGCGCGGCTGTTAGAGCGGTTCTACTTCGCCGGCGCCGGGCTTCCCGGCGACCACGGCGACGACGCCGCGGGAGGCGGGGACGCCTCCGCCGACGCGGCGACCGACGGTGGCCGCGCAGGCGACGACGCGGCGACCGACGGTGGCCGCGCAGGCGACGACGCGGCGACCGACGGGCGGGGGCCCCCCGCGACGACCGCGGAGGGCCTTCCCGCGCCCGTCAAGGGCGCCCCGCGGTCGTCGCTCGTCCCCGACCGGGTGCCGACGGCGCCGCTGCTCGCGCTCGGGCTGGCGGCGCTCGCGACGGTCGCGCTCGGCTTCGGCGGCTTCGCGCTCGCGGAGTGGTTCGACCCGTTCCTCACGGAGGCGTTCGCATGA